One window of Chloroflexota bacterium genomic DNA carries:
- a CDS encoding MFS transporter: MTPSSSARHLPALASPAFRILLVGVFVSNVGTWMQVTALGWLVLRLTGSAGSLGLAAFAGSAPALLLTLYAGALADRVDQRRILLWTQVALALFAGLLAVLVQADAILFWHVLVLAVLAGIANALASPAFQAIVPGMVDRSALGNAIALNSAQFNLARIVGPAVAGILIGVVGEAASFWLNAASFGAVIVALLAIRMPTQAAITHDQAGFWSNLGEGIDYVRERRQLVALLLLAAAPAVLILPYLALLPIFAADLGIGAAGLGLLTASIGIGALVGAIGVALLRRDGASGRTVAVGLTLMALTVAVFAVSRNLLVTCGALAILGASQVAYYTGTNTLVQLLSPARLRGRILSFYVLTSIGVSPLGSLVAGGVAEVIGAPLTLVAGGGLTIIALGVVLAWYPDLWRLRVAAVETPEGALRPVTEADRPPDR, from the coding sequence GTGACGCCGTCATCGTCCGCCCGGCACCTGCCGGCGCTCGCGTCGCCCGCCTTCCGCATCCTGCTCGTCGGGGTCTTCGTGTCGAACGTCGGCACGTGGATGCAGGTCACCGCCCTCGGCTGGCTCGTCCTCCGCCTCACCGGTTCGGCCGGATCACTCGGCCTTGCCGCCTTCGCGGGCAGCGCGCCGGCGCTGCTCCTGACGCTCTACGCCGGCGCCCTCGCCGACCGCGTCGACCAGCGCCGGATCCTGCTATGGACCCAGGTGGCGCTCGCCCTGTTCGCCGGACTCCTCGCCGTGCTCGTCCAGGCGGACGCGATCCTGTTCTGGCACGTGCTCGTGCTCGCGGTCCTGGCCGGCATCGCGAATGCCCTCGCCAGCCCCGCGTTCCAGGCCATCGTGCCCGGGATGGTCGATCGGTCCGCCCTGGGCAACGCCATCGCGCTCAACAGCGCTCAGTTCAACCTCGCGCGGATCGTGGGACCGGCGGTGGCGGGCATCCTCATCGGCGTCGTCGGCGAGGCCGCGAGCTTCTGGCTCAATGCGGCCAGCTTCGGGGCCGTCATCGTCGCCCTGCTCGCCATCCGGATGCCGACCCAGGCGGCCATCACGCACGATCAGGCGGGCTTCTGGTCGAACCTCGGCGAGGGCATCGACTACGTCCGGGAACGGCGCCAGCTCGTCGCGTTGCTCCTGCTCGCCGCCGCGCCGGCCGTCCTCATCCTGCCGTACCTGGCGCTGCTGCCGATCTTCGCCGCCGACCTCGGCATCGGTGCCGCCGGTCTCGGGCTCCTGACCGCCTCGATCGGCATCGGGGCCCTGGTCGGTGCGATCGGCGTGGCGCTCCTCCGCAGGGACGGCGCGAGCGGACGGACCGTCGCCGTCGGGCTTACGCTCATGGCTCTCACGGTGGCGGTCTTCGCGGTGTCGCGGAACCTGCTCGTGACCTGCGGGGCGCTCGCCATCCTCGGCGCCTCCCAGGTCGCGTACTACACGGGCACGAACACGCTGGTCCAGCTCCTCTCGCCGGCCCGGCTCCGGGGACGGATCCTCAGCTTCTACGTCCTCACCTCCATCGGCGTCTCGCCGCTCGGGAGCCTCGTCGCGGGAGGCGTGGCGGAGGTCATCGGCGCGCCGCTGACGCTCGTCGCCGGCGGCGGCCTGACGATCATCGCCCTGGGAGTGGTGCTCGCCTGGTACCCGGATCTGTGGCGCCTCAGGGTCGCGGCCGTCGAGACGCCGGAGGGCGCCCTCCGGCCGGTGACGGAGGCCGATCGACCACCGGACCGATAG
- a CDS encoding recombinase family protein, whose product MLHRLPASPDDLRGRRAARWVRESTAGQYDNWGPAAQAEQADRMIERYGLIDSGIAWQTAASGRTVHLRPEFAAMLDAARAGSFDILVVGYVSRFARNLKQTLIAVDELHAAGVAVLFADERILSSDADRWDDFVREAHEAESYSRKLGRRISEGLAAKRRRLGEPGGQPPFGYSRAGRPPLLEPIPADLARVRACFVAAAEGLTDAQVAKQVGLPFYTARGILTNPLYKGELRDGTPTRVPPVIEPGLWGRVALARGRFSRRHPGRSTRWRTYALSMLYCAACGRHIIGQQNRYRHTFACPTWLAAKAPPPRAFRHATDHRHKGVSYPAAAFEGIVAQALGHVSANAGLVAAVVAGLAADEAGPDPVALARIEHDRDSALARYRRDRDEVALSATMRRLDHDERAAQATNADVPTATEAAAYLGDLARLWEEAEGAGRKQLAEALFERIDVLGTRTVQLHPSASAQAQGWAAAWNGARLVVMVGARGLEPPGSTPRIVVPEWVAAFLAT is encoded by the coding sequence ATGCTCCATCGACTGCCCGCCTCGCCCGACGACCTCCGCGGCCGGCGGGCCGCCCGCTGGGTCCGCGAGTCGACCGCCGGCCAGTACGACAACTGGGGACCCGCGGCCCAGGCGGAACAGGCCGACCGGATGATCGAGCGGTACGGGCTCATTGACAGCGGGATCGCCTGGCAGACCGCCGCCTCGGGGCGGACCGTCCACCTCCGCCCGGAGTTCGCGGCGATGCTCGACGCCGCCCGGGCAGGGTCCTTCGACATCCTCGTCGTCGGCTACGTCAGTCGCTTCGCGCGCAACCTCAAGCAGACCCTCATCGCGGTCGATGAGCTCCATGCTGCCGGGGTCGCGGTCCTCTTCGCCGACGAGCGGATCCTCTCCTCCGATGCCGATCGCTGGGACGACTTCGTCCGCGAGGCCCATGAGGCGGAGTCCTACAGCCGCAAGCTCGGCCGCCGGATCAGCGAGGGCCTCGCCGCGAAGCGGCGCCGCCTCGGCGAGCCCGGTGGTCAGCCGCCGTTCGGGTACAGCCGCGCGGGACGGCCGCCGCTCCTCGAGCCGATCCCCGCCGATCTGGCGCGGGTCCGGGCCTGCTTCGTCGCCGCGGCGGAGGGGCTCACCGATGCGCAGGTCGCGAAGCAGGTCGGCCTGCCCTTCTACACCGCCCGCGGCATCCTCACCAACCCGCTCTACAAGGGCGAGCTGCGCGATGGCACCCCGACCCGGGTGCCGCCGGTCATCGAGCCAGGGTTGTGGGGCCGCGTCGCGCTCGCCCGGGGCCGCTTCTCCCGCCGCCATCCGGGGCGCTCGACCCGCTGGCGGACGTATGCCCTCTCGATGTTGTACTGCGCCGCCTGTGGCCGCCACATCATCGGCCAGCAGAACCGCTACCGCCACACCTTCGCCTGCCCGACCTGGCTCGCCGCGAAGGCACCACCACCGCGGGCGTTCCGCCACGCGACCGATCATCGCCACAAGGGGGTGAGCTATCCCGCCGCGGCGTTCGAGGGGATCGTTGCCCAGGCCCTCGGTCACGTGAGCGCGAACGCCGGCCTCGTCGCCGCTGTCGTCGCCGGTCTCGCGGCCGACGAGGCGGGACCCGATCCAGTGGCCCTCGCCCGGATCGAGCACGACCGCGACAGCGCGCTGGCCCGCTATCGGCGCGACCGCGACGAGGTCGCCCTCAGTGCGACGATGCGGCGGCTCGACCACGACGAGCGCGCGGCGCAGGCGACGAACGCCGACGTCCCGACCGCGACCGAGGCGGCCGCCTACCTCGGTGACCTGGCGCGACTGTGGGAGGAGGCCGAGGGCGCGGGCCGCAAGCAGCTCGCGGAGGCGCTGTTCGAGCGGATCGACGTCCTCGGCACCCGCACGGTGCAGCTCCATCCGAGCGCGTCGGCGCAGGCTCAGGGATGGGCCGCGGCCTGGAACGGGGCTCGCTTGGTTGTTATGGTCGGGGCGAGAGGACTTGAACCTCCGGGTTCCACACCTCGAATCGTGGTCCCAGAGTGGGTCGCTGCTTTTCTGGCTACATAG
- a CDS encoding DUF4276 family protein — MVTIVEGHGDAEAVPVLVRKLLRERGLYPRMKAIRVKRQRVVKPDELEKAIELALLQPGCASILIVLDADEDCPAELGPSLQARAQAVGRGMPVGVVLANQEFESWILGGIEGLRGLRGIGAAATPAPDPDSIASPKGRLDREMGARSYLETDDQAAFAELLNVEAAIARSRSFRKLVNELAKLMPSIEA; from the coding sequence GTGGTGACGATCGTCGAAGGCCACGGTGATGCGGAGGCCGTGCCGGTTCTTGTTCGGAAGCTGCTACGGGAGCGCGGTCTCTATCCACGCATGAAAGCAATCCGGGTGAAGAGGCAGCGAGTGGTCAAGCCCGATGAGCTCGAGAAGGCTATCGAGCTGGCGCTGCTTCAGCCAGGGTGCGCATCGATATTGATCGTTCTCGATGCGGACGAAGACTGCCCCGCCGAGCTGGGTCCAAGCCTCCAGGCCAGAGCCCAGGCCGTCGGACGGGGGATGCCGGTCGGCGTCGTCTTAGCGAATCAAGAGTTCGAGTCCTGGATTCTGGGAGGGATCGAGGGACTTCGCGGTCTTCGCGGGATCGGAGCAGCCGCCACGCCCGCACCAGACCCGGATTCGATCGCCTCGCCGAAGGGCAGGCTTGATCGCGAGATGGGCGCGCGAAGCTATCTCGAAACCGATGATCAGGCCGCCTTTGCGGAGCTCCTTAATGTCGAAGCCGCGATCGCGCGTTCCCGGTCTTTCCGAAAACTTGTGAATGAGCTTGCAAAGCTGATGCCTTCGATCGAAGCGTGA
- a CDS encoding AAA family ATPase: protein MPTASESKRPTADELHLLQLVFDRFHATGVWPHVSELQLELDRAKDRLDVVAVGEDLDPGLGAVQWGPHGEVSLTLHGIALCAGEAEELSDTLAVVQFAYQLYLEAGIGAEIRSEELAARFGMSDLRLRRVHLIIQRLPGLGGGGGIEGGPWRRQVDLGIRRFADVTKVDDLLRHSPRIRRPSVSGQGTRNGVTNARTSRRTSARQHRPRKGSSSPSDGGRSSLPQSQLDSGETSSQRKPTLLQIQARNFRSLDEVVVDLGQLTVLVGPNGSGKSNFVDCLSFVTDSVTSTLARAVQVRGGIDGVRRRSAGHPTNMGIRLDLRLTGRRIASYAFEIAARSQGDFVVKRETCRIATEGVISAAYDLREGEFKEAPSGVRPRIAPDRLALTVLSATEEFRDVYDFIAGMRFYSLVPDHIRALQDPDTGLSLKKDGSNAASVLREVKARNTEDYERLCRLLGKVVPGTTSVEYERVGSKETLQFRQQIGTQYPWTFPPLNMSDGTLRVFGLLLAIYQQPPPPFVAVEEPESTVHPGALDVLLDAFLEGQQRSQVLITTHSPDLLDSPKIADEQIRVVTATAGRTSISPVSAASRAAVRRGLYSAGELLRANSLDPDLAASVHLNAELDLFGRPAHD from the coding sequence ATGCCGACCGCGTCCGAATCCAAGAGGCCAACGGCAGACGAGCTGCACCTCCTCCAGCTGGTATTTGATCGATTCCACGCGACCGGCGTGTGGCCGCACGTGTCCGAGCTGCAGCTCGAACTTGACCGCGCCAAGGATAGGCTCGATGTCGTGGCCGTTGGGGAGGACCTAGATCCGGGGCTCGGCGCGGTCCAGTGGGGACCCCACGGCGAGGTCTCCCTCACCTTGCATGGCATTGCGCTGTGTGCAGGCGAAGCGGAGGAACTCTCCGACACGCTCGCGGTCGTCCAATTCGCGTATCAGCTCTATCTCGAAGCCGGTATCGGCGCCGAGATCAGAAGCGAAGAACTTGCTGCCAGGTTCGGCATGAGCGACCTCCGTCTTCGTCGCGTCCATCTAATCATCCAGCGGTTGCCGGGCCTGGGCGGCGGCGGAGGCATCGAGGGCGGACCGTGGCGCCGCCAAGTCGACCTCGGGATTCGGCGGTTCGCGGACGTGACCAAGGTCGACGACCTACTGAGACACTCTCCGAGGATTCGACGCCCGAGCGTGTCTGGCCAAGGGACCCGCAACGGTGTCACGAATGCGCGAACGTCACGGCGAACATCAGCGCGGCAGCATCGACCGAGGAAGGGATCGTCTTCCCCGAGTGATGGCGGCCGCAGCTCGCTCCCTCAATCGCAGCTTGATTCAGGGGAAACGTCATCGCAACGGAAGCCAACCTTGCTCCAGATCCAGGCTCGCAACTTTCGCAGTCTGGATGAGGTGGTAGTGGACCTCGGCCAGCTGACCGTGCTGGTCGGTCCGAACGGCTCGGGCAAGAGTAACTTCGTGGACTGTCTGTCATTCGTGACGGACTCTGTCACCTCGACGTTGGCCAGAGCCGTCCAGGTGCGCGGCGGAATCGACGGAGTGCGTCGGCGTTCGGCCGGGCACCCAACGAACATGGGCATCCGGCTCGACCTGCGTCTGACTGGCCGCCGAATAGCCAGCTACGCGTTCGAGATCGCCGCGCGCTCCCAAGGAGACTTCGTCGTTAAGCGGGAGACGTGCCGCATTGCGACCGAGGGCGTCATCTCCGCCGCTTACGACCTGCGAGAAGGCGAGTTCAAAGAGGCCCCCAGCGGGGTCCGCCCGCGCATTGCACCTGATCGGTTGGCACTGACCGTCCTGTCAGCCACCGAGGAGTTCCGGGACGTCTACGACTTCATCGCCGGCATGAGGTTCTACTCGCTCGTGCCGGACCACATTCGAGCGCTTCAGGACCCGGACACGGGCCTCTCCCTGAAGAAGGACGGTAGCAATGCGGCTTCCGTGCTGCGAGAAGTAAAGGCGCGGAACACGGAGGATTACGAGCGGCTTTGCCGGCTGCTGGGTAAGGTGGTGCCTGGGACCACGTCCGTGGAGTACGAACGTGTTGGGTCAAAGGAGACCCTTCAGTTCCGGCAACAGATTGGCACCCAGTACCCTTGGACGTTCCCACCGCTGAACATGTCCGATGGAACACTTCGGGTCTTCGGGCTCTTGCTCGCGATCTATCAGCAGCCTCCGCCCCCCTTCGTGGCCGTGGAGGAGCCCGAGTCGACGGTGCATCCGGGCGCGCTCGATGTGCTGCTCGATGCCTTCCTGGAGGGACAACAGCGCAGTCAGGTGCTGATCACGACACACAGTCCGGATCTGCTCGACAGCCCGAAGATCGCTGATGAGCAGATCCGAGTGGTCACGGCCACCGCGGGCCGAACATCGATTAGCCCGGTAAGTGCAGCTAGTCGAGCCGCGGTCCGGCGCGGTCTCTACTCGGCAGGTGAACTGCTGCGGGCGAACTCGCTCGATCCAGACCTGGCGGCCAGTGTCCACTTGAACGCGGAGTTGGATCTCTTTGGACGCCCGGCCCACGACTGA